One window of the Granulicella arctica genome contains the following:
- a CDS encoding DinB family protein: protein MHPILDKLQNEIRDSLSGLSAEQTQLRPLTDPAKWSIQQVMEHLLLTYRSSCAVVEGRVAKGTPTKASPDMRQRVAQFAVFQCGYFPTGRRAPAMVTPPDAGEAVAGEVLAVRAAELLERFDRLTAEMEGLFGRKRAISHGVLGPLGAQQWRRFQLMHGQHHLRQVCAIRAAHGLSRGSDRQG, encoded by the coding sequence ATGCACCCGATCCTCGATAAGCTTCAGAATGAGATTCGTGACAGCCTCAGCGGTTTGAGTGCGGAGCAGACGCAGCTTCGTCCGTTGACTGATCCGGCGAAGTGGAGCATCCAGCAGGTCATGGAGCATCTGCTGCTGACGTATCGGTCGAGCTGCGCGGTGGTGGAGGGGCGTGTGGCGAAGGGTACGCCGACGAAGGCTTCGCCTGACATGCGCCAGAGGGTCGCTCAATTCGCGGTGTTTCAGTGTGGGTATTTCCCGACGGGCAGGAGGGCTCCGGCGATGGTGACGCCGCCTGATGCGGGCGAGGCAGTTGCGGGCGAGGTGCTGGCGGTCCGGGCTGCGGAGCTTCTGGAACGCTTCGACCGGTTGACGGCGGAGATGGAAGGTCTATTCGGAAGGAAGAGGGCGATCAGCCACGGCGTGCTGGGTCCTCTAGGTGCGCAGCAGTGGCGACGCTTCCAGTTGATGCACGGACAGCACCATCTGCGCCAGGTGTGTGCTATTCGTGCGGCTCACGGTCTGTCGAGAGGGTCTGATCGTCAGGGATGA
- a CDS encoding tetratricopeptide repeat protein produces MMAMVSRISGRVVVWLIVSAGVCVAQKYVPPPPELTVDPCAVQPNAKFPVAPDPKVKAPVCPPPGAVAAPSAPAAAAPAAGAAFPFPGDAPKAPAAAKPSTAEQFPFPGSEQKAAPAAAPAAKTGGTGDQFPYPGETSKSPDAVPEGNTPRYVPDSPAPGSAGSGSKAPGSPAPGDDSSSSSSSSSGSSSSSDSVPPGVDDARRAGDDGEASPVRSRRKLAKVNAQSNDDRVTEDLSVAKFYTSRGNFTAAYLRTKDATKAMPDDAESHFALAQAAEKLQKKDEAVAEYNTYLQLEPNGDKMAAAQKALAGLH; encoded by the coding sequence ATGATGGCGATGGTAAGTCGGATTTCAGGGCGCGTTGTGGTGTGGCTGATAGTGAGCGCAGGAGTGTGTGTGGCGCAGAAGTATGTGCCGCCACCGCCTGAACTCACGGTTGACCCGTGCGCTGTGCAGCCGAATGCGAAGTTTCCGGTGGCCCCTGATCCGAAGGTGAAGGCTCCGGTGTGCCCGCCGCCGGGAGCGGTTGCGGCTCCGAGTGCGCCGGCAGCTGCCGCTCCTGCGGCTGGTGCGGCGTTTCCGTTTCCGGGGGATGCACCGAAGGCTCCTGCGGCGGCGAAGCCTTCGACTGCGGAGCAGTTTCCATTTCCGGGTAGCGAACAGAAGGCTGCTCCTGCTGCTGCTCCGGCGGCGAAGACGGGAGGGACGGGGGACCAGTTTCCGTATCCGGGTGAGACGAGCAAGTCGCCGGATGCGGTGCCGGAGGGGAATACGCCACGGTATGTCCCGGATTCGCCTGCGCCGGGTTCTGCAGGCTCGGGGTCAAAGGCGCCGGGCTCGCCTGCTCCGGGGGATGACAGTAGTTCGAGTAGCAGCAGTAGCTCTGGATCAAGTTCCAGCAGTGACTCGGTGCCGCCGGGTGTCGATGACGCTCGGAGGGCTGGGGATGATGGCGAGGCCTCACCCGTGCGGAGCCGGAGGAAGCTGGCGAAGGTCAATGCGCAGTCGAACGACGATCGGGTGACCGAAGACCTGAGCGTGGCGAAGTTCTACACCTCTCGCGGCAACTTTACGGCGGCCTATCTGCGGACCAAGGATGCGACGAAGGCGATGCCCGACGACGCTGAGAGTCACTTCGCGCTGGCGCAGGCTGCGGAGAAGCTGCAGAAGAAGGACGAGGCTGTCGCCGAGTACAACACCTACCTGCAACTGGAGCCGAACGGGGACAAGATGGCTGCGGCGCAGAAGGCGTTGGCCGGGCTGCACTAG
- a CDS encoding SET domain-containing protein, with the protein MQPGLIIRSSTIHAAGCYTTRSIKKGDRVCEYDGPRMTKEVADERYADRFVTYLFGYGDGNMVIDGFGTPMFINHSCAPNCETEDDNDHIYVLALRDIAAGEELTYEYNLYDSDDEEGSCHCGAPNCRGTMFSDLELARRAKNAKKATQKEARKAGAK; encoded by the coding sequence ATGCAGCCAGGCCTCATCATCCGCTCCTCCACGATCCACGCCGCCGGCTGCTACACCACACGCTCCATCAAGAAGGGCGATCGCGTCTGTGAGTATGACGGTCCCCGCATGACAAAGGAAGTCGCCGACGAGCGATACGCCGACCGATTCGTCACCTATCTCTTCGGCTACGGCGACGGCAACATGGTCATCGACGGCTTCGGCACCCCCATGTTCATCAATCACTCCTGCGCCCCGAACTGCGAGACCGAGGACGATAACGACCACATCTACGTCCTCGCCCTCCGCGATATCGCCGCCGGCGAAGAACTCACCTACGAGTACAACCTCTACGACTCCGACGACGAGGAAGGCTCCTGCCACTGCGGAGCACCCAACTGCAGAGGCACCATGTTCTCCGACCTCGAACTAGCCCGCCGCGCCAAAAACGCAAAGAAAGCCACCCAGAAAGAAGCCCGAAAAGCCGGAGCGAAGTAA
- a CDS encoding tetratricopeptide repeat protein yields MASTAMGQPGGLPPDAAKHTDPINLQQDVRDAHTAFYNLDYDRALGMFEAVQRAHPQDPMATDYVLMVLIFRELYHQDLLDTTYYAHDSFLSSKRTVSIADGTRQRIESLTDSAIALCDQALKQNPDDKNALFARGYARGMHAAFITLADHSYVTAARQGLAARNDSEAVLKLDAGYQDAKMAVGIQQFAVASLPRLVRMMVGIAGVGGSREKGLGMLRDAATYGIVTRIESRTTLSLFLRHDGRYPEALVVQQGLAQEFPHDYLFRLEQANLTKDEGNGPQAIAAYRDVLADARKPGYFIDPRLQMAWFGLADTERGQNDITDAAKHYLEASEQPNCSDWLRRRAQLNAGQMLDLLHDRGGAVKQYQMAAAGGGDQSQADAARRYLKAPYDGK; encoded by the coding sequence ATGGCAAGCACAGCAATGGGGCAGCCGGGTGGGCTTCCGCCGGATGCGGCGAAACATACGGACCCGATCAACCTGCAGCAGGATGTCCGCGACGCGCATACAGCCTTCTACAACCTGGACTACGACCGGGCGCTGGGGATGTTTGAAGCGGTGCAGCGGGCGCATCCGCAGGACCCGATGGCGACGGACTACGTGCTGATGGTGCTGATCTTTCGCGAACTGTATCACCAGGATCTGCTGGATACGACCTACTACGCTCACGACTCTTTTCTAAGTTCGAAGCGGACGGTTTCGATCGCAGACGGGACGCGGCAGCGGATTGAGTCGTTGACGGATTCGGCGATTGCGCTTTGCGACCAGGCGTTGAAGCAGAATCCCGACGACAAGAATGCTTTGTTTGCACGAGGGTATGCGCGTGGAATGCATGCTGCCTTTATCACGCTGGCGGACCACAGCTATGTGACGGCGGCACGGCAGGGATTGGCGGCCCGGAATGACAGCGAAGCGGTGTTGAAGCTCGACGCGGGTTACCAGGACGCCAAGATGGCGGTGGGAATCCAGCAGTTTGCGGTGGCGAGTCTCCCTCGGCTGGTGCGGATGATGGTGGGTATCGCGGGTGTGGGCGGGAGCCGGGAGAAGGGGCTTGGGATGCTGCGGGATGCGGCGACCTACGGCATCGTGACGCGGATCGAATCGCGGACGACGCTGTCGCTTTTTCTGCGGCACGATGGGCGATATCCCGAAGCTTTGGTAGTGCAGCAGGGGTTGGCGCAGGAGTTTCCACATGACTATCTCTTTCGGCTGGAGCAGGCGAATTTGACGAAGGATGAAGGGAACGGCCCGCAGGCGATTGCGGCGTATCGTGACGTGCTGGCGGATGCGCGCAAGCCGGGATATTTTATCGATCCTCGGCTGCAGATGGCGTGGTTTGGACTGGCGGATACGGAGCGGGGTCAGAACGATATTACGGATGCGGCGAAGCATTATCTCGAGGCGTCGGAGCAGCCGAACTGCAGCGACTGGCTGCGGCGGCGGGCGCAGTTGAATGCGGGGCAGATGCTGGACCTGCTGCACGATCGCGGGGGAGCGGTAAAGCAGTACCAGATGGCGGCTGCGGGTGGCGGGGACCAGTCGCAGGCGGATGCGGCGCGGCGGTATTTGAAGGCGCCTTATGACGGAAAGTAG
- a CDS encoding PspC domain-containing protein, producing the protein MYCSCCGNQFGSTARFCPSCGAALPAEAKATSGYPPPPPPGAFRGQLVRPRSPRVIAGVCSGLAEHYGWDLNVVRLGAVVITLLTGVALFAYIAAWIIIPDGQYALPYGVPPAPPPPPGASTSESAAI; encoded by the coding sequence ATGTATTGCTCATGTTGTGGAAACCAATTCGGATCAACGGCGCGCTTTTGCCCGTCCTGCGGTGCGGCGCTTCCTGCTGAAGCAAAGGCGACTTCCGGCTATCCCCCTCCTCCGCCGCCCGGAGCCTTTCGCGGGCAGCTTGTTCGTCCGCGTTCGCCTCGTGTGATTGCGGGTGTGTGTTCTGGACTCGCTGAGCACTATGGATGGGACTTGAACGTGGTTCGCCTTGGAGCGGTGGTCATCACCCTGCTGACCGGTGTGGCGTTGTTTGCGTACATTGCGGCCTGGATCATTATTCCAGATGGGCAGTATGCGTTGCCGTATGGTGTGCCGCCAGCGCCCCCTCCGCCGCCTGGGGCTTCGACTTCGGAGAGCGCTGCGATTTGA